One Sphingobacteruim zhuxiongii DNA window includes the following coding sequences:
- a CDS encoding NAD(P)H-dependent glycerol-3-phosphate dehydrogenase codes for MSEQKTKIGVIGSGSWATAMIKMLTDNHKDKVINWWVRKQEDIDYIKSYQHNPSYLSAVEIKLAESSLFIDAKAVIQQSDIVILNTPAAYLEDALEGLTLEDMQGKIIVSAIKGIIPSLKEIVGEYLVDKYAVSTDDIIVVGGPCHAEEVSLEKLSYLTFASKNTANAAFVAQFFQTHYIKTVISNDAIGVEYGAVLKNIYALAGGICHGIGYGDNFQAVLISNAIREMEYFVDAIEPQDREINNSGYLGDLLVTAYSQFSRNRTFGTMIGKGYSVKSAQLEMNMVAEGYFASDCIQEIINRHHLQMPICNTVYDILYKNKSAVLAVKELADKLS; via the coding sequence ATGAGTGAACAAAAGACGAAAATTGGTGTAATTGGTAGTGGAAGTTGGGCAACCGCCATGATCAAGATGCTAACCGATAACCACAAGGATAAAGTAATTAACTGGTGGGTTCGTAAGCAAGAAGACATCGATTATATAAAATCCTATCAACATAATCCTTCCTATCTAAGTGCCGTGGAAATTAAACTTGCTGAGAGTAGCTTGTTTATAGATGCAAAAGCGGTTATTCAACAATCTGATATTGTAATTCTAAATACCCCAGCGGCTTATTTGGAGGACGCCTTAGAGGGGCTGACTCTCGAAGATATGCAGGGAAAGATTATTGTTTCGGCGATTAAAGGGATTATTCCTTCCTTGAAAGAAATTGTCGGTGAATACTTAGTCGATAAATATGCGGTTTCAACAGATGATATTATTGTCGTTGGTGGCCCATGTCATGCTGAGGAGGTATCCTTAGAGAAATTATCTTACCTCACATTCGCTTCAAAGAATACCGCGAATGCCGCCTTTGTCGCGCAGTTTTTCCAAACGCATTATATCAAGACCGTAATATCGAATGATGCCATTGGCGTTGAGTATGGTGCTGTATTGAAAAATATTTATGCTTTAGCTGGAGGCATTTGCCATGGGATTGGTTACGGCGATAATTTTCAAGCAGTATTAATTTCTAATGCTATTCGCGAGATGGAATATTTTGTGGATGCCATTGAACCACAGGATCGAGAAATTAATAATTCTGGCTATTTGGGAGATTTATTAGTGACGGCATATTCACAATTTAGTCGCAACCGTACGTTCGGAACAATGATAGGAAAAGGCTATAGTGTGAAGTCCGCACAGTTAGAGATGAATATGGTGGCAGAAGGATACTTTGCGTCCGATTGTATACAAGAGATTATCAATAGACATCATTTGCAAATGCCTATTTGCAATACCGTTTACGATATATTATATAAGAATAAGTCAGCTGTGCTGGCCGTTAAAGAATTAGCAGATAAATTATCATAG
- a CDS encoding YfiT family bacillithiol transferase: MSIEIDKLRYPIGKFIRPAHIDQKTLALWIESIRKFPERLRNEIATLPKKDFNKSYRPNGWSITQLINHCADSHIHSFIRFKLTLTEDTPTITPYREDLWANLADSKDFPIESALKIMDGIHVRWSFLLESLSDADLDRSFIHPETGESIDLRTNIGIYAWHCNHHLAHIINAKSGKY, encoded by the coding sequence ATGAGTATAGAAATTGATAAACTACGCTATCCCATCGGTAAATTTATTCGTCCCGCACACATTGATCAAAAAACGCTTGCTCTTTGGATTGAAAGCATCCGGAAGTTTCCAGAACGCCTGCGAAATGAGATTGCTACCTTGCCGAAGAAGGACTTCAATAAATCGTATAGACCGAATGGCTGGTCGATCACACAGCTTATTAACCACTGCGCAGATAGCCATATTCATAGTTTTATCCGTTTTAAATTAACGTTGACGGAGGATACTCCGACGATTACACCTTACCGCGAAGATCTATGGGCGAACTTAGCCGATTCTAAAGATTTTCCAATTGAAAGCGCCTTGAAAATAATGGATGGTATACATGTGCGTTGGAGTTTTCTTTTAGAAAGCTTAAGTGATGCCGATCTAGATCGTAGTTTTATCCATCCGGAGACAGGGGAGTCTATTGACTTGAGAACGAATATTGGTATTTATGCTTGGCATTGTAATCATCACTTGGCACATATTATCAATGCAAAGTCGGGGAAATACTAG
- the arsB gene encoding ACR3 family arsenite efflux transporter — protein MQVKLKFLDRYLTLWIFLAMAVGVSLGYLFPNISSLTDQLSVGTTNIPLAIGLILMMYPPLAKVDYSILPKAFKDKKVIGISLFLNWILGTSLMFGLAVLFLRDDPDYMAGLILIGLARCIAMVIVWSDLAKANREYTALLVALNSIFQIISYSFLVWLFINVLPSKLGIANFNVKVSMAEVMKSVFIYLGIPFIAGFVSRYLLIKAKGTEWYHRKYIPAISPITLYALLFTIVLMFSLKGEKILELPLDVIKIAIPLVIYFVIMFFLSFFVAKPMNIDYDKNASIAFTATGNNFELAIAVSIAVFGIHSKQAFVGVIGPLVEVPVLILLVKTSLWLKKRFYS, from the coding sequence ATGCAAGTAAAACTCAAATTTCTAGATCGATATTTAACGTTGTGGATATTCTTGGCAATGGCCGTGGGTGTCAGTTTAGGTTATCTATTCCCAAATATCAGCAGTTTAACAGATCAGTTGTCGGTCGGAACAACAAATATACCATTAGCAATAGGGTTAATCTTAATGATGTATCCACCGTTAGCCAAAGTGGATTACTCCATATTACCAAAAGCGTTCAAAGACAAAAAGGTGATTGGGATTTCGCTATTCCTAAACTGGATATTAGGAACTTCTCTCATGTTTGGATTAGCGGTTTTATTTCTTAGGGATGATCCGGATTATATGGCGGGATTAATTCTCATAGGACTTGCACGTTGCATTGCTATGGTTATAGTTTGGAGCGATCTAGCAAAAGCAAATCGAGAATATACAGCGCTCCTAGTGGCATTAAATAGTATCTTCCAAATCATAAGTTATAGCTTTTTAGTTTGGTTATTCATTAACGTATTACCCAGCAAATTGGGGATTGCCAATTTCAACGTCAAGGTCTCGATGGCTGAAGTCATGAAAAGTGTTTTTATCTATCTTGGCATTCCATTCATCGCTGGTTTTGTGAGTCGTTATTTGCTTATCAAAGCGAAAGGAACGGAATGGTATCATCGGAAATATATTCCTGCCATATCACCGATAACGCTATATGCGCTATTGTTTACTATCGTCTTAATGTTTAGCCTAAAAGGGGAGAAGATATTGGAACTTCCATTGGATGTTATTAAGATTGCAATACCACTTGTCATCTACTTTGTTATTATGTTCTTTCTAAGCTTCTTCGTAGCTAAGCCCATGAATATCGACTACGACAAAAATGCATCCATTGCATTTACTGCGACGGGCAATAATTTCGAGTTGGCCATCGCCGTATCCATAGCTGTATTTGGTATTCATTCAAAACAAGCATTTGTTGGTGTTATTGGCCCTTTAGTTGAAGTACCCGTATTGATTTTATTAGTCAAAACTAGCCTTTGGTTAAAGAAGAGATTTTATTCCTAG
- a CDS encoding arsenate-mycothiol transferase ArsC, translating into MYTKLTEQFQALSKIQTISLERQKLLEPLICYVQDKVMMNKPVNLNFICTHNSRRSHLSQIWAQAASAYFQTPNVNCYSGGTEETALYPKVAETLATQGFHIFKIAENSNPIYAVKYDDNEAPVIAFSKKYDNPFNPVSHFAAILTCSQADNGCPFIAGAEKRIPITYEDPKVADGTAAQSNIYEERSLQIAEEMYYVFSMIKK; encoded by the coding sequence ATGTATACAAAGTTAACAGAACAATTTCAAGCGCTGTCAAAAATTCAGACGATTAGCCTTGAACGTCAAAAGCTCCTCGAGCCGTTAATTTGTTATGTGCAGGATAAAGTTATGATGAACAAACCTGTCAATCTTAACTTTATCTGTACCCATAATTCAAGGAGGAGTCATCTGTCCCAAATATGGGCGCAAGCGGCAAGCGCCTATTTTCAAACCCCCAATGTTAACTGCTATTCTGGAGGCACTGAAGAAACGGCCTTATATCCAAAGGTCGCCGAAACCCTAGCAACGCAAGGCTTTCACATTTTCAAAATCGCAGAAAATAGCAATCCGATTTATGCTGTAAAATATGACGATAATGAAGCTCCGGTAATTGCATTTTCAAAAAAATACGACAACCCATTTAATCCAGTGTCCCATTTTGCAGCGATTCTCACATGCTCGCAAGCCGATAATGGATGCCCTTTTATTGCAGGAGCGGAGAAGAGAATTCCGATTACCTATGAAGATCCGAAAGTCGCAGATGGGACTGCAGCGCAATCCAACATATATGAAGAACGAAGTTTGCAGATTGCAGAAGAAATGTACTACGTCTTTTCTATGATCAAAAAATAA
- a CDS encoding DUF6428 family protein has protein sequence MKLSKIKEILPTLSNVEFKLENGTFVPEHFHVTEVGVINKHFIDCGGTIRTEQVVNFQLWNANDFEHRLKPGKLLNIIQLSEEKLGMQDAEIEVEYQSETIGKYDLEFDGQHFVLKNKQTACLATDACGIPAEKPKIQLSSLNKGCCTPESGCC, from the coding sequence ATGAAACTTTCAAAAATTAAAGAAATCTTACCAACATTGAGTAATGTTGAGTTTAAGTTGGAGAATGGCACGTTTGTGCCGGAGCATTTTCACGTGACAGAGGTAGGGGTGATTAACAAGCACTTTATTGATTGCGGCGGAACCATTAGGACGGAGCAAGTCGTAAATTTTCAGTTGTGGAACGCAAATGACTTTGAACACCGTTTAAAACCAGGAAAATTATTAAACATTATTCAGTTGTCGGAAGAGAAACTTGGTATGCAAGACGCTGAAATAGAAGTGGAATACCAAAGTGAAACCATAGGAAAGTATGACTTGGAATTCGACGGTCAGCATTTTGTTCTTAAGAATAAACAAACCGCCTGTTTGGCAACGGATGCTTGTGGGATTCCGGCAGAAAAACCGAAAATTCAATTGTCATCATTGAACAAAGGTTGTTGCACACCAGAGTCTGGATGCTGTTAG
- a CDS encoding ArsR/SmtB family transcription factor, giving the protein MGLTKSEIFTEEQNRLASLFKVLGHPARVAILQHIIRQNACICNDLVEELGLAQATISQHLKELKSSGIIQGTIEGKSVCYCIDERMWKIIQEDFNAFFNQELKINKCC; this is encoded by the coding sequence ATGGGACTTACTAAATCAGAAATATTTACGGAAGAACAAAACAGGCTTGCTTCATTATTTAAAGTATTAGGACATCCTGCTCGTGTTGCCATCCTACAACATATTATACGTCAGAACGCCTGCATATGCAACGATCTAGTTGAGGAGCTAGGCTTAGCGCAAGCCACCATTTCACAGCATTTAAAGGAGCTTAAAAGCTCAGGTATTATTCAAGGAACAATTGAGGGGAAATCGGTTTGTTATTGTATTGATGAGCGGATGTGGAAAATAATACAAGAAGATTTCAATGCCTTCTTCAATCAGGAATTAAAGATAAACAAATGCTGTTAA
- a CDS encoding TlpA disulfide reductase family protein: protein MRVLTLFLLLVPCFCFAQFQHTIEGDVKDLSGFKKIYLLIDWAKADSSEISDGKFRFQVANKYAKRAALATYDTLKTESGHPPPISKYREFYLSNPQIHVKGNELSTVRIEDDELNSTFTKYWLATDSIRSEAQNKISMYSRRGTNDTLSNADAVARDEVLHNLKKELKVFDLGFLETSPPSKLTIDLIEQHIDQFNVLTLNKIFAKIPNRMFDPEQKDRIATKIEGFKRLAIGSIAPDFTLKDTAGVENSLTSFRGKFVLLEFWASWCIPCRQENPKYREISEKFKDKNFKIVAISFNKEDERQSWLKAIHEDQIAEWTHLSDLKGYGSPLYKQYQISGLPQNYLLDQTGVIIAQNIQGEALEFLLKQLLL, encoded by the coding sequence ATGAGAGTGTTAACTTTGTTTCTTTTGCTCGTTCCATGTTTTTGTTTCGCACAATTCCAACATACGATTGAGGGTGATGTCAAAGATTTAAGTGGATTCAAAAAGATCTACTTGTTGATCGACTGGGCTAAAGCCGATTCATCAGAAATAAGTGACGGTAAGTTCAGGTTCCAAGTTGCGAACAAGTACGCAAAGAGAGCGGCTTTGGCAACTTACGATACTCTCAAGACTGAATCTGGACATCCACCTCCAATATCCAAATATCGAGAGTTTTATCTTTCTAATCCTCAAATACATGTCAAGGGAAATGAGCTGTCAACGGTTCGAATTGAAGATGATGAATTGAATAGTACTTTTACAAAATATTGGTTAGCCACTGATTCAATACGTTCCGAAGCTCAAAATAAAATTTCGATGTATTCTAGAAGAGGGACAAATGACACATTGTCGAATGCTGACGCAGTAGCGCGTGATGAAGTGCTTCATAACTTAAAGAAAGAATTGAAAGTATTTGACTTAGGTTTTCTCGAAACTAGTCCGCCCTCTAAACTAACAATAGATTTAATCGAACAGCATATAGATCAGTTCAATGTATTAACCTTAAATAAAATATTTGCCAAGATTCCCAACCGTATGTTCGATCCAGAGCAAAAGGACCGTATAGCAACAAAAATCGAAGGTTTTAAAAGGTTAGCTATTGGATCTATAGCGCCCGACTTTACTCTAAAAGATACGGCCGGGGTTGAAAATTCCTTGACATCTTTTCGAGGTAAATTCGTACTTCTTGAATTCTGGGCTTCTTGGTGTATTCCTTGTCGTCAAGAAAATCCAAAGTATAGGGAAATTTCTGAGAAGTTTAAAGATAAGAACTTTAAAATTGTAGCCATTTCTTTCAATAAAGAAGATGAAAGACAGTCCTGGTTGAAAGCTATACATGAAGACCAAATTGCTGAATGGACACACTTATCTGACTTGAAAGGTTATGGGTCACCTTTGTATAAGCAATACCAGATAAGTGGCTTGCCGCAGAATTATTTGTTAGATCAAACTGGCGTTATCATCGCACAAAACATTCAAGGAGAGGCTTTGGAATTCTTGCTAAAGCAGTTGCTCCTGTAA
- a CDS encoding dihydrofolate reductase family protein, translating into MGKIIAAYNLTLDGVIDHNVSTPSAEIHNYYTNLLDHSSYILWGSTTYKLMRYWQGLLQSPAEAATMNSFAQAIDKIAKIVFSNKDKTTGWDSAQIADKSLADTVLELKSKNNGDILIGSRSLIIQLLNLGLIDELQLCMIPMIAASGQTFFDKLSREIKLDLWKTRQFENGSILLYYRVLNN; encoded by the coding sequence ATGGGTAAGATAATCGCAGCATACAATTTAACGCTTGATGGAGTCATAGACCATAATGTATCTACGCCAAGCGCCGAGATTCATAACTATTATACCAATCTTTTGGATCATTCGAGTTATATACTATGGGGGAGTACGACCTATAAACTGATGAGATACTGGCAAGGATTGTTACAATCTCCTGCAGAAGCAGCGACCATGAATTCCTTTGCACAAGCCATAGATAAGATTGCGAAAATAGTGTTCTCTAATAAAGACAAGACGACGGGCTGGGATTCTGCCCAAATTGCGGACAAATCATTAGCGGATACAGTGCTTGAGCTTAAATCGAAAAACAACGGAGACATACTTATCGGAAGTCGAAGTTTGATTATTCAACTACTGAATCTAGGATTAATTGATGAGTTGCAGCTTTGTATGATACCCATGATTGCCGCTTCTGGACAAACATTCTTTGATAAACTCTCAAGGGAAATAAAGCTTGACCTATGGAAAACGAGACAATTTGAAAACGGATCAATTCTATTATACTACAGGGTTTTGAATAATTAG
- a CDS encoding TlpA family protein disulfide reductase produces MRKLLSFFLLLFSCTLLYSQINVDLKGLSGQKVVIWKYALSNPNDIKKDTLLVDNDQFSYPISDTPTAYAIIPSAAVYNRAGGGFYVAQSKFIELFSLPNETISIKGELHPFYTEYAIDGNELSSQFAKLRLEYLDASIAAVKADLSIDSLQVAKAAKEEINSVFKQRNAYFTKIMEVKEHYVQNNLDKELSAYLLLRYPLESFASIHQKLDPKIRSGIFKHSLADKYASYEKLQSVNQAEKNIVKGNIAPSFELTDIAGKAFHISKFKGKYIILDFWGSWCGPCIQEIPQLKSFYDKYKNEIVLVGIACNERDDAWKRIVNKENMNWHQLLNSTNQDVSVLYGIKAFPTKVVIDKDYKILKTYVGSGETFFNEMAALLN; encoded by the coding sequence ATGCGTAAACTTTTGAGCTTTTTTCTACTACTTTTCAGTTGCACCTTACTTTACAGCCAAATAAACGTTGATTTAAAAGGCCTTTCAGGACAGAAAGTCGTCATCTGGAAATATGCACTTTCAAACCCAAATGATATTAAGAAAGATACCCTCTTAGTGGATAACGATCAATTTTCTTATCCCATCTCAGATACGCCTACAGCCTACGCTATCATTCCAAGTGCGGCAGTATATAATCGCGCTGGGGGTGGTTTTTATGTTGCTCAGTCGAAGTTCATTGAGCTGTTTAGTTTGCCAAATGAAACCATTTCTATTAAAGGAGAATTACATCCATTTTATACAGAATATGCTATCGATGGGAATGAACTCAGCAGTCAGTTTGCAAAGCTTCGCCTGGAATACTTAGATGCTAGCATTGCTGCTGTAAAGGCAGACCTTTCAATCGATTCTCTACAGGTTGCTAAAGCAGCTAAAGAGGAAATCAATTCCGTTTTCAAGCAAAGAAACGCTTATTTCACAAAAATCATGGAGGTTAAGGAGCACTATGTCCAGAATAATTTAGATAAGGAGCTTTCGGCATATTTATTATTGCGGTATCCTCTTGAATCATTTGCTTCAATTCATCAGAAGCTTGATCCCAAGATACGATCAGGAATTTTCAAACATAGCTTAGCGGATAAATACGCTAGCTACGAGAAACTTCAATCGGTAAACCAAGCAGAAAAGAATATTGTCAAGGGAAACATCGCCCCTAGCTTCGAGCTAACGGACATCGCAGGTAAAGCGTTCCATATTTCTAAATTCAAAGGAAAATACATCATCTTAGATTTTTGGGGTTCCTGGTGCGGCCCTTGTATTCAAGAGATACCCCAATTAAAATCCTTTTATGACAAGTATAAAAATGAAATCGTACTTGTTGGTATCGCCTGTAATGAGCGTGATGATGCATGGAAACGTATTGTCAATAAAGAGAACATGAATTGGCATCAATTGCTAAACTCTACTAATCAAGATGTTTCTGTATTATATGGGATTAAAGCTTTTCCGACCAAGGTTGTTATTGATAAAGATTATAAAATCCTTAAGACGTATGTTGGCTCCGGAGAAACTTTTTTCAATGAAATGGCGGCTTTATTGAATTAG
- a CDS encoding winged helix-turn-helix transcriptional regulator, producing the protein MRDTLEVLGGKWKLLILHYLITRDHQVNTFKKMQREISGISAKMLTKELKDLEENHLVHREQQNTKPITVRYTITDYGRSSEQLIQQLVDWGKIHRAKLLSVDE; encoded by the coding sequence ATGCGTGATACACTTGAAGTGCTCGGTGGTAAATGGAAGTTATTGATTTTGCATTACCTCATCACCAGAGATCATCAGGTAAACACATTCAAGAAAATGCAACGAGAGATTTCAGGTATCTCCGCCAAGATGCTTACTAAAGAGTTGAAAGACCTCGAAGAAAATCACCTTGTACATCGAGAACAACAAAATACCAAACCTATAACGGTTCGTTATACGATCACAGATTACGGACGCTCTTCTGAACAATTAATTCAGCAGCTAGTGGATTGGGGCAAAATTCATAGAGCAAAACTGCTATCCGTTGATGAATAA